The following are encoded together in the Poseidonibacter lekithochrous genome:
- the neuC gene encoding UDP-N-acetylglucosamine 2-epimerase, producing MTKRKIVFLTGTRADFGKLKSLIKITQNDAKLDVHIFATGMHLNSKYGKTVDEIYKSGFKNIYQYINHDTVEHMDRTLAKTVDGFSHYIAELKPDLIIVHGDRVEALAGAIVGSMNNILVAHIEGGEISGTIDELIRHSVSKLSHIHLVSNEEAKKRLIQLGEFGNSIFVLGSPDLDLMDSRSLPSLTEVKEYYNIKFDKFSIAMFHPVTTEYDKIQEYTYNFTKALIASGLNYIVIYPNNDLGSIEILNEYKIFNNNKKIKLYPSLRFEYFLTLLKNSEFMIGNSSAGVREAPYYNVSTIDVGTRQNNRVKLSSVFNCNYSFNSIINSINTVKNIKHKFLEDKDYFGKGKSDKLLLELINSNKIWKINHQKQFQEININE from the coding sequence ATGACTAAAAGAAAAATTGTTTTCTTAACAGGTACAAGAGCTGATTTTGGAAAACTAAAATCATTAATTAAAATTACGCAAAATGATGCAAAATTAGATGTCCACATTTTTGCTACAGGAATGCATCTAAATTCTAAATATGGAAAAACTGTAGATGAAATTTATAAATCTGGATTTAAAAATATTTATCAATATATAAATCATGATACAGTTGAGCATATGGATAGAACATTAGCTAAAACTGTAGATGGATTTTCGCATTATATAGCAGAATTGAAACCTGACTTAATAATTGTTCATGGGGATAGAGTTGAAGCTTTAGCTGGTGCAATTGTTGGTAGTATGAATAATATATTAGTTGCTCATATTGAGGGTGGTGAAATATCTGGTACAATCGATGAACTAATTAGGCATTCTGTAAGTAAATTATCTCATATTCATTTAGTATCAAATGAAGAAGCAAAAAAAAGGCTAATTCAATTAGGTGAATTTGGAAATTCCATTTTTGTTTTGGGTTCGCCAGATCTTGATCTAATGGATTCTAGAAGTTTACCATCATTAACTGAAGTAAAAGAATATTATAATATTAAATTTGATAAATTTTCGATTGCAATGTTTCATCCTGTTACTACAGAATATGATAAAATTCAAGAATATACATACAATTTTACTAAAGCATTAATTGCAAGTGGGCTAAATTATATAGTAATATATCCAAATAATGATTTAGGTAGTATTGAAATATTGAATGAATATAAAATATTTAATAACAATAAAAAAATAAAATTATACCCATCTTTAAGATTTGAGTATTTTTTAACGCTTTTAAAAAATTCTGAGTTTATGATAGGTAATTCAAGTGCTGGTGTACGAGAAGCGCCTTATTATAACGTATCTACAATTGATGTAGGTACAAGGCAAAATAATAGAGTTAAATTATCTTCTGTATTCAATTGTAATTATAGTTTCAATTCTATAATAAATTCGATTAATACAGTAAAAAATATAAAACATAAATTCTTAGAAGATAAAGATTATTTTGGAAAAGGAAAAAGTGATAAATTATTGCTGGAGTTAA